DNA sequence from the Pichia kudriavzevii chromosome 4, complete sequence genome:
TGATGGACAACTAAGTGAAAACAATAAGAagagcaacaacaataataacaacGGTGATACCTATGAGGATAACCTGGAAGGCGAGTTGAGGAACGATGTAGAttctaatttcaaaatgcCACTGGGGCCTTCCCTCCACGTTAATAAACGACAACACAAAAGAAACACTAGTACAGCAAGTATGAACTATACTCCACAGGTCATTGATAAGCCTCCCACTCCAGGGAATGGGcctttcaattttagtCCGATGATGCTAAACAACAATTCTAACGAAGCATTGAGTGTTCCTACAGATAGGAAGACTTCGTATCGTCGTGGTCATAGGTACAAGCATTCCTCCGTTTCTATGAACATGTTCCAGGATCCACAGAGGATAGCATCAATGCAGAAACCACATAATCTGCCCAAAACTTATACTGTCCCCGCATTCCAAGAAGTTAAGGGTACAATTACTAGACAACAGAAGGTAAAACTAGTTGTATGCATTTTCCAATCATGCGTAGTGATGTGTGCCTACATTGGGGGGATGCAATATGGTAATGGACTAGACACCCTAGCTCACATCCTCTTCTATGATGTCATAAGTAATTTTAGTGAAGTTGCCATTAAAATTATGTCCAACTTTGAAGTTTGGAGAGTATCTAGTCTGAGATATCCATTTGGATTGGCAAGAATTGAGGTGTTGTTTGATTTCGCATTGGCagtttctttgttgtttgtgGGTCTTGACTTATTTAGTCATGTCGTTGAGGAGATGTTGATTGATTTGGTCGGCACCAATGGTGAAGCACATCCACATTCACATGGAGTCACAAAGGAAAATCCACATAGTCATCCAGAAGGGATGAATGGATGGCTATACGTGGGGATTCTTGGTTTAGCtataataacaacaatttTGACGTCGTATGTTGTACATGGTGATACAAGCACATCAAAACGGccaaatgatgaagttgagaCTGAAGATAACGCAGTCCCAGCTGTGAAGAGAATCAGTTCTATCACTTTGAAAGAACCAATACGAGTTAGCACATTTAAAAGAGTCACATTGTATTTAAAAAAACACGGGTATATGCTTACAGGTGTCCACTTGAAAACCACTTCAATCCTATCTCTAGGTTATGCACTATTAGTGATAATAACTTCGGGTATAAGTTCAACGTTTGTTATCATAGCTACTGCGATTGTTGTTACTGTCGTTGCATGGAGACAACTAAGCAAGAAAGGAAAGGTATTGCTGCTTGGAGGGGTTGATATCGCAAAGGTGGTTGATGCTATTGAGGGTATGGAATGCTTCAAAAGCGGTTACAGAGTCAGCGATGTAAAAATAGCTAGGGTTCATGGAGAATGTGATGTTTGTTTACTACGAGTAGAAATGAAGGGAGCCAGCAGTGATGATGAAGCCAAATTGAGATTCTATGCTGCGAGAACAATCAAGGAATCTATGGGAGATGTGGAGGTTACGGTTGATATTACCAGGTTAtagtattattattttcttctttgcaatTGAGTGTATACTTTTACTACGACTTTGCTATTTATTCTGTAGGGCAATCAGAGAAATAGTCCGTagtttcaaaacttttgatggcttaaataataaaaaatagCCAGATAGAGTTAATTGATATAATATGCACTTTTGGTAGTCGCAAAATGAACCAGCATCTAATtttaaaaacaaatttgCTGGAGAAAGCAAGTCTATTTCGCCTCTTGTAATTCCAGCAAGTTTTTTTAATGTTTCACTCAACAATTCTGAATGCTCCAACTCCTTCAGTGTTCAGAAATGGACCCTTTGTTGCAAACAGAATTGAGTTGAGCTGAGGGTACAAAGAAATATAGGTATCATTTCGATTCTATTGATTACatgattattattatattttGTAGAACAAGTTTCTTAAAAACGGAAATAAGTTCCCTTTTATGCAGACTACTGCGCTATAGACAACTGAAGGTCCCCTGTAACTCCAGCTTATGTATAACTGTTGCTATTAACTAATCAAAATTGGATGGCCCAGTTGTAAACTTACTCAAGTAAATCAGGAAAAACttccagaaaaaaaacattcaGCACTTAAGAAAGCAAGGTAGCAACCTCATCAATTTTTAATTCCATTTCAAATTGGAATGGCATGCCAAGAAGTTATCAAGCCAAATACTAGCAAGATTAACTTGGAAGGAGAATCTACCATAAAAAACACATCACTTGATAAGCAAAAAAAGTTTAAGTATCACCTCAATTTCAGGTCGTTGTCGACATTGTCTATTAATCCTCCTCATGTTTCTCTCGCAGTTCTTTTAGCTTCTCTCTAAGAAGAACGTAACTTTGGTGAATCTTCCCCGTGAAATGATCCACAAGACGACGATCGGTGTCAACTTTCGACATGTATGCACCACATACTGAACATACCTGCATTTGCTGCTGACCAACACTATTTAACTTCTCCAAGGTAACATTATATTGCGAATTGACTGCTTCCCATTCATTCCAACTCTGTCTCACCAAAATAGAcaattccaatttcttcttcatgTCTTCAACATGTAGTATTTCCTCCTTCAGTATCGCCAATTTCATTTCGGAAATCTCAACATTTCTAGCTAGCTCATTCAAGATTAGCTTATCACTTTCAGAGTAGTCCAATCTTTGCTCCGCTATCCGAACTCGTTCGTCACAATCTCCTACAAATCTTTCCAGTTCTTTCAGGGCATCAAGTTCATAGTTACTTCTTGGCATTGGAATTCCTAATTCAACTGCACGTTCATATATTAATCGGTGTTGAAGGTTGTGACTTCTTCGACATCGACCAACGTTTTCCTTTGTTCCGTCAAATACTTCATATGGACACACCCCTAAAAGGAAAGGCTTACATACACTTGGAGATTCCAGGATTCTTACGTCGATGTCCTCTCTCGTCAATGAAACATTTGGTTTATTGGGATCGAACCCCGCAGGGAGATGGTACATTGACGAGCCTAACAAATTCGACAGTAATTTTCTCTGTTCTTGACGTGGCGTTAAGTATGTCATAGCTGCGATGCACGTCTAGTCTAAACCCTAACTATACACTGTTCCTCTTTGGAGGTGATCCAAAAGctttagaaaaaatattcaaagatatcTAACAAAAAGTTGTATAAAAAAGTGAGCTTGCAATTTTCCGGGAGTTATCCGCCCTATAATACTAAGactgtttcttttttttttccgtACCTGAGTTACTACgaacttttctttcttttcctccttggCTTCCTTTTTCACTAAATAGGTTGAATTTAGAAATGAAGGTAGCATTTGTTTGTCTTGGAAATATCTGTAGGTCCCCAATGGCGGAGGCTGTTTTCCAACACataatcaatgaaaagGGTTT
Encoded proteins:
- a CDS encoding uncharacterized protein (PKUD0D02700; similar to Saccharomyces cerevisiae YNR039C (ZRG17); ancestral locus Anc_6.357) yields the protein MSRTPVTPSIPSFSPSSYKRRSLQSPFLTESADTDSDGQLSENNKKSNNNNNNGDTYEDNLEGELRNDVDSNFKMPLGPSLHVNKRQHKRNTSTASMNYTPQVIDKPPTPGNGPFNFSPMMLNNNSNEALSVPTDRKTSYRRGHRYKHSSVSMNMFQDPQRIASMQKPHNLPKTYTVPAFQEVKGTITRQQKVKLVVCIFQSCVVMCAYIGGMQYGNGLDTLAHILFYDVISNFSEVAIKIMSNFEVWRVSSLRYPFGLARIEVLFDFALAVSLLFVGLDLFSHVVEEMLIDLVGTNGEAHPHSHGVTKENPHSHPEGMNGWLYVGILGLAIITTILTSYVVHGDTSTSKRPNDEVETEDNAVPAVKRISSITLKEPIRVSTFKRVTLYLKKHGYMLTGVHLKTTSILSLGYALLVIITSGISSTFVIIATAIVVTVVAWRQLSKKGKVLLLGGVDIAKVVDAIEGMECFKSGYRVSDVKIARVHGECDVCLLRVEMKGASSDDEAKLRFYAARTIKESMGDVEVTVDITRL
- a CDS encoding uncharacterized protein (PKUD0D02710; similar to Saccharomyces cerevisiae YDL087C (LUC7); ancestral locus Anc_2.370) — its product is MTYLTPRQEQRKLLSNLLGSSMYHLPAGFDPNKPNVSLTREDIDVRILESPSVCKPFLLGVCPYEVFDGTKENVGRCRRSHNLQHRLIYERAVELGIPMPRSNYELDALKELERFVGDCDERVRIAEQRLDYSESDKLILNELARNVEISEMKLAILKEEILHVEDMKKKLELSILVRQSWNEWEAVNSQYNVTLEKLNSVGQQQMQVCSVCGAYMSKVDTDRRLVDHFTGKIHQSYVLLREKLKELREKHEED